In Phragmites australis chromosome 16, lpPhrAust1.1, whole genome shotgun sequence, one DNA window encodes the following:
- the LOC133894804 gene encoding germin-like protein 8-7 — protein sequence MASSTIILVLTTLLALLSWQAIASDPSPLQDFCVADKDSHVRVNGFVCKDPKGVKVDDFFLAANLDKPRDTTIGKVGSNVTLINVMRIPGLNTLGISLARIDYAPLGENPPHTHPRATEILTVLEGTLHVGFVTSNTDNKLFTKMLNKGDVFVFPEGLIHFQFNPCPDKPAVALAALSSQNPGAITIANAVFGSSPAISDDVLAKAFQVEKKTVDWLQAQFWGDNHN from the exons ATGGCCTCTTCCACCATCATCCTTGTTCTCACCACTCTTCTTGCATTGCTCTCGTGGCAAGCCATCGCTTCTGATCCAAGCCCTCTCCAAGATTTCTGCGTTGCTGACAAGGATTCTCATG TGCGTGTCAATGGATTCGTCTGCAAAGACCCAAAGGGCGTGAAGGTAGATGACTTCTTCCTAGCAGCCAACCTTGACAAGCCAAGAGACACGACAATTGGCAAGGTTGGGTCCAACGTCACCTTGATCAACGTCATGCGGATCCCTGGCCTCAACACCCTTGGGATCTCCCTGGCACGCATTGACTATGCTCCGCTAGGCGAGAACCCTCCTCACACGCATCCTCGTGCTACTGAGATCCTAACAGTTTTGGAGGGCACACTCCATGTTGGCTTCGTGACATCAAACACGGATAACAAGTTGTTCACCAAGATGCTCAACAAGGGTGATGTGTTCGTATTCCCGGAGGGGCTCATCCACTTTCAGTTCAACCCTTGCCCTGACAAGCCAGCTGTTGCACTCGCTGCACTGAGCAGCCAAAATCCGGGTGCTATTACCATTGCCAATGCTGTTTTCGGGTCAAGCCCAGCCATCTCCGATGATGTCCTAGCCAAGGCATttcaagtggagaagaagacCGTAGACTGGCTCCAAGCTCAGTTCTGGGGTGACAACCACAACTAA
- the LOC133895624 gene encoding germin-like protein 12-2: MAYSNFLLTVLLALITSQAMASDPSPLQDFCVADKDSPVRVNGFPCKDINDVKVDDFFLAANLDKPMDTTKSKVGSNVTLINVMKLAGLNTLGISMARIDYAPQGQNPPHTHPRATEILTVLEGSLYVGFVTSNPDNKFFSKMLNKGDVFVFPKGLIHFQSNPSYDKPAVAIAALSSQNPGAITIANAVFGSKPSITDDVLAKAFQVDKKVVDWLQAQFWENNHN, from the exons ATGGCCTACTCAAACTTCCTTCTCACTGTTCTTCTCGCCTTGATCACTTCTCAGGCCATGGCTTCAGATCCCAGCCCTCTCCAGGACTTCTGCGTCGCCGACAAAGACTCGCCAG TGCGTGTCAATGGGTTTCCCTGCAAGGATATAAATGACGTTAAGGTCGATGACTTCTTCCTCGCTGCCAACCTCGACAAACCGATGGACACGACCAAGAGCAAGGTCGGGTCCAATGTCACCTTGATCAATGTGATGAAGCTCGCTGGTCTCAACACCCTTGGCATCTCTATGGCTCGGATCGACTACGCTCCTCAAGGACAGAACCCACCACACACTCATCCTCGTGCCACCGAGATCCTAACAGTTCTTGAGGGCTCGCTCTACGTTGGCTTTGTCACGTCTAACCCAGATAACAAGTTCTTTAGTAAGATGCTCAACAAGGGTGACGTTTTCGTGTTCCCGAAGGGCTTAATCCACTTTCAATCCAATCCAAGTTATGACAAGCCAGCGGTTGCCATTGCTGCACTCAGCAGCCAGAACCCTGGCGCGATCACCATTGCCAATGCAGTATTTGGTTCAAAGCCATCGAtcacagatgatgttcttgccaagGCGTTTCAGGTGGACAAGAAGGTTGTGGATTGGCTCCAAGCTCAGTTTTGGGAGAACAACCACAACTAA